One bacterium DNA segment encodes these proteins:
- a CDS encoding Crp/Fnr family transcriptional regulator, with the protein MRMSDEVFKKFGKTFKKGEVICKEGDIGNEMYIIHSGKVAITKMSRDVETTLAVLTDGEFFGEMAIIDNQPRSATAKAMEDASVIVLSADIFESQISTNPKLIMRILRKMSNRLREADRKIKTLLYRDNSSRVTGTLMLLTQKHGEPKVGGGIKLDKEFSIKELVGMVGLPKPKVEEILDTLVRARVLEMKGEEMTVYSMEHLERFMNYLEMKEQFGDA; encoded by the coding sequence ATGCGCATGAGCGATGAGGTCTTCAAGAAGTTCGGCAAGACCTTCAAGAAGGGCGAGGTTATCTGCAAAGAGGGCGACATCGGGAATGAGATGTACATCATCCACTCCGGCAAGGTCGCCATCACCAAGATGAGCCGCGACGTGGAGACCACCCTGGCGGTGCTCACCGACGGCGAGTTCTTCGGCGAGATGGCCATCATAGACAACCAGCCCCGCTCCGCCACGGCCAAGGCCATGGAGGACGCCAGCGTAATCGTCCTCTCCGCGGACATCTTCGAGTCCCAGATTTCCACCAACCCCAAGCTCATCATGCGCATCCTGCGCAAAATGTCCAACCGGCTGCGCGAGGCCGACCGCAAAATAAAGACCCTCCTCTACCGCGACAACTCCTCCCGCGTCACCGGGACGCTGATGCTCCTGACCCAGAAGCACGGCGAGCCCAAGGTCGGCGGGGGGATCAAGCTCGACAAGGAGTTTTCCATCAAGGAGCTGGTAGGCATGGTCGGGCTGCCCAAGCCCAAGGTGGAGGAGATTCTGGACACCCTGGTGCGCGCCCGGGTGCTGGAGATGAAGGGCGAGGAAATGACCGTCTACTCCATGGAGCACCTCGAGCGGTTCATGAACTACCTGGAGATGAAGGAGCAGTTCGGCGACGCATAG